From Coregonus clupeaformis isolate EN_2021a unplaced genomic scaffold, ASM2061545v1 scaf3874, whole genome shotgun sequence, a single genomic window includes:
- the LOC123490412 gene encoding rhomboid domain-containing protein 2-like yields MVKGFLFGVTVPMLALPWLFLFIITLLVPHTVFLCNAIAIIAGGIYGKGWLSLLDMSDARASVLDKKMPFRLLRNIGVLYVPASTEERRKTVHPPIIPTPGSYPVQAYAPVSFTSNLQATETTPKTFEGWAHSYYTQGSPVQLSGYYGHNHGYGLKHSFGPSHGHSHEHGHSCSHSQGYGHSHEHSFGHGLSHGHASASQTSSHWAPVAQHPHSQHSHLSPLSVSVSAPQSFTAKMPESLPESVMVHPGAPVSSLTD; encoded by the exons ATGGTTAAGGGCTTTCTTTTCGGGGTCACTGTACCCATGTTAGCCCTGCCCTGGCTGTTTCTGTTCATCATAACACTTTTGGTCCCACACACTGTCTTCCTTTGCAATGCCATCGCCATCATCGCAGGGGGGATCT ACGGAAAGGGCTGGCTCTCACTTCTGGACATGTCCGATGCCAGGGCATCAGTGCTGGACAAGAAGATGCCTTTCAGGCTGCTGAGGAACATTGGTGTCCTGTATGTCCCTGCATcaacagaggagagaaggaagacgGTCCACCCACC AATCATTCCAACCCCAGGCTCCTACCCAGTCCAAGCCTACGCTCCAGTGTCCTTTACCTCCAACCTACAGGCTACCGAGACCACACCAAAGACATTTGAAGGCTGGGCCCACTCCTACTATACACAGGGGAGCCCTGTTCAGCTCTCAGGTTATTACGGACACAACCATGGATATGGCCTCAAGCATAGCTTTGGGCCAAGTCACGGACATAGTCACGAACATGGACACAGCTGCAGCCACAGCCAAGGTTATGGACATAGTCACGAACACAGCTTCGGCCATGGACTCAGTCATGGGCATGCATCTGCCTCTCAAACCAGCAGTCACTGGGCTCCAGTGGCTCAACATCCACATTCTCAACATTCCCACCTCAGTccactgtctgtgtctgtcagtgccCCCCAGAGTTTCACAGCAAAGATGCCGGAGTCACTGCCAGAATCTGTGATGGTTCACCCAGGAGCACCTGTGTCTTCACTGACAGATTGA
- the LOC121565129 gene encoding uncharacterized protein LOC121565129 isoform X2, with protein MNHNDERIKRALRRRPYVLNPVRVNTPDSVMWPTGKVRRRPRPPIIVSCGQEQTSGDGWDINPEPLSQSGRVTRLMDRNYDGVISSSNSDISIYSFTDCESESDDEDHERRTPPLKVKDEEDGKLTRLKVRDMVEDDDLSLQSFDESDFLRDNGNDASAEDSPGPSKEPLRKGASLKDPRLIIVAKPNIPVIVAPHAVEYLPYHHSPRLAPITNLSENGRKLLQKMSGVAPQVRGNTESPCLAPITNTGSPRLAPITNLSENSRKLLQETAQKMAGVYPQEGKVKRKKGKAKKRVKQEQASNMKQVENVGESKEDKKEEKKSLRKRFLQWLLPKLRCLNK; from the exons ATGAATCATAATGATGAGAGAATCAAAAGAGCTTTAAGGCGCCGCCCTTATGTG TTGAATCCAGTGAGGGTGAACACCCCTGATTCTGTGATGTGGCCAACCGGCAAAGTGCGCAGAAGGCCAAGGCCT CCAATCATTGTGAGCTGTGGGCAGGAACAGACATCTGGGGATGGATGGGACATCAATCCAGAGCCTCTTAGCCAG TCTGGAAGGGTGACTCGGCTGATGGATAGAAATTATGATGGGGTGATCTCATCCTCCAACTCTGACATCTCTATCTACTCCTTCACTGACTGTGAATCTGAG TCTGATGATGAGGATCATGAAAGGAGGACACCACCGCTGAAAGTGAAGGATGAGGAGGATGGAAAGCTGACAAGGCTTAAAGTGAGGGATATGGTAGAGGACGACGATCTTTCTCTCCAATCCTTCGATGAGTCAGACTTTCTG CGTGATAATGGCAATGATGCCTCTGCTGAGGACAGTCCAGGGCCTTCAAAGGAACCACTGAGAAAAGGGGCTTCACTGAAGGACCCTCGACTG ATTATTGTGGCGAAACCCAACATCCCTGTCATTGTTGCTCCGCATGCTGTGGAGTACTTACCATACCACCACAGCCCTCGCCTGGCCCCAATCACCAACCTGAGCGAGAACGGTAGGAAGCTGCTCCAGAAAATGTCAGGAGTGGCCCCACAGGTGAGAGGAAATACAGAAAGCCCTTGCCTGGCCCCCATCACCAATACAGGAAGCCCTCGCCTGGCCCCCATCACCAACCTGAGTGAGAACAGCAGGAAGCTGCTCCAGGAAACGGCGCAGAAAATGGCAGGAGTGTACCCACAG GAAGGGAAGGTCAAAAGGAAAAAGGGCAAGGCAAAAAAGAGAGTGAAGCAAGAGCAGGCTAGTAACATGAAGCAGGTGGAAAATGTTGGAGAAAGTAAGGAGGACAAGAAAGAGGAAAAGAAGAGTCTGAGGAAGAG GTTTCTCCAGTGGCTGCTGCCCAAACTTAGATGTTTGAATAAATAA
- the LOC121565129 gene encoding uncharacterized protein LOC121565129 isoform X4 codes for MNHNDERIKRALRRRPYVLNPVRVNTPDSVMWPTGKVRRRPRPSTSVQTPQIHKRPPIIVSCGQEQTSGDGWDINPEPLSQSGRVTRLMDRNYDGVISSSNSDISIYSFTDCESESDDEDHERRTPPLKVKDEEDGKLTRLKVRDMVEDDDLSLQSFDESDFLRDNGNDASAEDSPGPSKEPLRKGASLKDPRLIIVAKPNIPVIVAPHAVEYLPYHHSPRLAPITNLSENGRKLLQKMSGVAPQVRGNTESPCLAPITNTGSPRLAPITNLSENSRKLLQETAQKMAGVYPQVSPVAAAQT; via the exons ATGAATCATAATGATGAGAGAATCAAAAGAGCTTTAAGGCGCCGCCCTTATGTG TTGAATCCAGTGAGGGTGAACACCCCTGATTCTGTGATGTGGCCAACCGGCAAAGTGCGCAGAAGGCCAAGGCCT TCTACATCAGTGCAGACCCCTCAGATCCACAAAAGGCCT CCAATCATTGTGAGCTGTGGGCAGGAACAGACATCTGGGGATGGATGGGACATCAATCCAGAGCCTCTTAGCCAG TCTGGAAGGGTGACTCGGCTGATGGATAGAAATTATGATGGGGTGATCTCATCCTCCAACTCTGACATCTCTATCTACTCCTTCACTGACTGTGAATCTGAG TCTGATGATGAGGATCATGAAAGGAGGACACCACCGCTGAAAGTGAAGGATGAGGAGGATGGAAAGCTGACAAGGCTTAAAGTGAGGGATATGGTAGAGGACGACGATCTTTCTCTCCAATCCTTCGATGAGTCAGACTTTCTG CGTGATAATGGCAATGATGCCTCTGCTGAGGACAGTCCAGGGCCTTCAAAGGAACCACTGAGAAAAGGGGCTTCACTGAAGGACCCTCGACTG ATTATTGTGGCGAAACCCAACATCCCTGTCATTGTTGCTCCGCATGCTGTGGAGTACTTACCATACCACCACAGCCCTCGCCTGGCCCCAATCACCAACCTGAGCGAGAACGGTAGGAAGCTGCTCCAGAAAATGTCAGGAGTGGCCCCACAGGTGAGAGGAAATACAGAAAGCCCTTGCCTGGCCCCCATCACCAATACAGGAAGCCCTCGCCTGGCCCCCATCACCAACCTGAGTGAGAACAGCAGGAAGCTGCTCCAGGAAACGGCGCAGAAAATGGCAGGAGTGTACCCACAG GTTTCTCCAGTGGCTGCTGCCCAAACTTAG
- the LOC121565129 gene encoding uncharacterized protein LOC121565129 isoform X1: protein MNHNDERIKRALRRRPYVLNPVRVNTPDSVMWPTGKVRRRPRPSTSVQTPQIHKRPPIIVSCGQEQTSGDGWDINPEPLSQSGRVTRLMDRNYDGVISSSNSDISIYSFTDCESESDDEDHERRTPPLKVKDEEDGKLTRLKVRDMVEDDDLSLQSFDESDFLRDNGNDASAEDSPGPSKEPLRKGASLKDPRLIIVAKPNIPVIVAPHAVEYLPYHHSPRLAPITNLSENGRKLLQKMSGVAPQVRGNTESPCLAPITNTGSPRLAPITNLSENSRKLLQETAQKMAGVYPQEGKVKRKKGKAKKRVKQEQASNMKQVENVGESKEDKKEEKKSLRKRFLQWLLPKLRCLNK from the exons ATGAATCATAATGATGAGAGAATCAAAAGAGCTTTAAGGCGCCGCCCTTATGTG TTGAATCCAGTGAGGGTGAACACCCCTGATTCTGTGATGTGGCCAACCGGCAAAGTGCGCAGAAGGCCAAGGCCT TCTACATCAGTGCAGACCCCTCAGATCCACAAAAGGCCT CCAATCATTGTGAGCTGTGGGCAGGAACAGACATCTGGGGATGGATGGGACATCAATCCAGAGCCTCTTAGCCAG TCTGGAAGGGTGACTCGGCTGATGGATAGAAATTATGATGGGGTGATCTCATCCTCCAACTCTGACATCTCTATCTACTCCTTCACTGACTGTGAATCTGAG TCTGATGATGAGGATCATGAAAGGAGGACACCACCGCTGAAAGTGAAGGATGAGGAGGATGGAAAGCTGACAAGGCTTAAAGTGAGGGATATGGTAGAGGACGACGATCTTTCTCTCCAATCCTTCGATGAGTCAGACTTTCTG CGTGATAATGGCAATGATGCCTCTGCTGAGGACAGTCCAGGGCCTTCAAAGGAACCACTGAGAAAAGGGGCTTCACTGAAGGACCCTCGACTG ATTATTGTGGCGAAACCCAACATCCCTGTCATTGTTGCTCCGCATGCTGTGGAGTACTTACCATACCACCACAGCCCTCGCCTGGCCCCAATCACCAACCTGAGCGAGAACGGTAGGAAGCTGCTCCAGAAAATGTCAGGAGTGGCCCCACAGGTGAGAGGAAATACAGAAAGCCCTTGCCTGGCCCCCATCACCAATACAGGAAGCCCTCGCCTGGCCCCCATCACCAACCTGAGTGAGAACAGCAGGAAGCTGCTCCAGGAAACGGCGCAGAAAATGGCAGGAGTGTACCCACAG GAAGGGAAGGTCAAAAGGAAAAAGGGCAAGGCAAAAAAGAGAGTGAAGCAAGAGCAGGCTAGTAACATGAAGCAGGTGGAAAATGTTGGAGAAAGTAAGGAGGACAAGAAAGAGGAAAAGAAGAGTCTGAGGAAGAG GTTTCTCCAGTGGCTGCTGCCCAAACTTAGATGTTTGAATAAATAA
- the LOC121565129 gene encoding uncharacterized protein LOC121565129 isoform X3 produces MWPTGKVRRRPRPSTSVQTPQIHKRPPIIVSCGQEQTSGDGWDINPEPLSQSGRVTRLMDRNYDGVISSSNSDISIYSFTDCESESDDEDHERRTPPLKVKDEEDGKLTRLKVRDMVEDDDLSLQSFDESDFLRDNGNDASAEDSPGPSKEPLRKGASLKDPRLIIVAKPNIPVIVAPHAVEYLPYHHSPRLAPITNLSENGRKLLQKMSGVAPQVRGNTESPCLAPITNTGSPRLAPITNLSENSRKLLQETAQKMAGVYPQEGKVKRKKGKAKKRVKQEQASNMKQVENVGESKEDKKEEKKSLRKRFLQWLLPKLRCLNK; encoded by the exons ATGTGGCCAACCGGCAAAGTGCGCAGAAGGCCAAGGCCT TCTACATCAGTGCAGACCCCTCAGATCCACAAAAGGCCT CCAATCATTGTGAGCTGTGGGCAGGAACAGACATCTGGGGATGGATGGGACATCAATCCAGAGCCTCTTAGCCAG TCTGGAAGGGTGACTCGGCTGATGGATAGAAATTATGATGGGGTGATCTCATCCTCCAACTCTGACATCTCTATCTACTCCTTCACTGACTGTGAATCTGAG TCTGATGATGAGGATCATGAAAGGAGGACACCACCGCTGAAAGTGAAGGATGAGGAGGATGGAAAGCTGACAAGGCTTAAAGTGAGGGATATGGTAGAGGACGACGATCTTTCTCTCCAATCCTTCGATGAGTCAGACTTTCTG CGTGATAATGGCAATGATGCCTCTGCTGAGGACAGTCCAGGGCCTTCAAAGGAACCACTGAGAAAAGGGGCTTCACTGAAGGACCCTCGACTG ATTATTGTGGCGAAACCCAACATCCCTGTCATTGTTGCTCCGCATGCTGTGGAGTACTTACCATACCACCACAGCCCTCGCCTGGCCCCAATCACCAACCTGAGCGAGAACGGTAGGAAGCTGCTCCAGAAAATGTCAGGAGTGGCCCCACAGGTGAGAGGAAATACAGAAAGCCCTTGCCTGGCCCCCATCACCAATACAGGAAGCCCTCGCCTGGCCCCCATCACCAACCTGAGTGAGAACAGCAGGAAGCTGCTCCAGGAAACGGCGCAGAAAATGGCAGGAGTGTACCCACAG GAAGGGAAGGTCAAAAGGAAAAAGGGCAAGGCAAAAAAGAGAGTGAAGCAAGAGCAGGCTAGTAACATGAAGCAGGTGGAAAATGTTGGAGAAAGTAAGGAGGACAAGAAAGAGGAAAAGAAGAGTCTGAGGAAGAG GTTTCTCCAGTGGCTGCTGCCCAAACTTAGATGTTTGAATAAATAA
- the LOC123490411 gene encoding zinc transporter 7-like: MACLFRKNLASLRHTFSLTCTGETDGKGWLSLLDMSDARASVLDKKMPFRLLRNIGVLYVPASTEERRKTVHPPIIPTPGSYPVQAYAPVSFTSNLQATETTPKTFEGWANSYYTQGSPVQLSGYNGHNHGYGLKHSFGPSHGHSHEHGHSCSHSQGHGHSHEHSFGHGLSHGHASASQTSSHWAPVAQHPHSQHSHLSPLSVSVSAPQSFTAKMLESLPESVMVHPGAPVSSLTD, translated from the exons ATGGCATGTTTGTTTAGAAAAAATCTTGCATCACTGCGTCACACATTCTCCTTAACTTGCACTGGTGAAACAGACGGTAAGGGCTGGCTCTCACTTCTGGACATGTCCGATGCCAGGGCATCAGTGCTGGACAAGAAGATGCCTTTCAGGCTGCTGAGGAACATTGGTGTCCTGTATGTCCCTGCATcaacagaggagagaaggaagacgGTCCACCCACC AATCATTCCAACCCCAGGCTCCTACCCAGTCCAAGCCTACGCTCCAGTGTCCTTTACCTCCAACCTACAGGCTACCGAGACCACACCAAAGACATTTGAAGGCTGGGCCAACTCCTACTATACACAGGGGAGCCCTGTTCAGCTCTCAGGTTATAATGGACACAACCATGGATATGGCCTCAAGCATAGCTTTGGGCCAAGTCACGGACATAGTCACGAACATGGACACAGCTGCAGCCACAGCCAAGGTCATGGACATAGTCACGAACACAGCTTCGGCCATGGACTCAGTCATGGGCATGCATCTGCCTCTCAAACCAGCAGTCACTGGGCTCCAGTGGCTCAACATCCACATTCTCAACATTCCCACCTCAGTccactgtctgtgtctgtcagtgccCCCCAGAGTTTCACAGCAAAAATGCTGGAGTCACTGCCAGAATCTGTGATGGTTCACCCAGGAGCACCTGTGTCTTCACTGACAGATTGA
- the LOC123490413 gene encoding rhomboid domain-containing protein 2-like gives MVQRFKSFTPEFRLTSGIVAVIRVSFVLFTVTTYFGLSEDVFSLGTTVFGNGHVHKLITYSFHHKTVTQLLLSIGVLVPLCGGIEKSVGTVRFLLMFLLLSISTGVLYTILGLLLFGASAQKQVEGFIPVSLSLMGMATVHSRMVKGFLFGVTVPMLALPWLFLFIITLLVPHTVFLCNAIAIIAGGDLYPYSFTFTF, from the exons ATGGTTCAGAGGTTCAAGAGTTTTACTCCTGAGTTCAGGCTCACGAGTGGGATTGTTGCTGTCATTAGAGTATCATTTGTTTTGTTTACTGTCACTACATATTTCGGTTTATCAGAGGATGTCTTCAGTCTTGGAACGACAGTTTTTGGCAATGGGCATG TGCACAAGCTCATCACATACTCCTTCCACCACAAGACAGTGACCCAGCTACTCCTCAGTATTGGGGTTCTGGTGCCCCTCTGTGGAGGCATTGAGAAGAGTGTGGGGACTGTTCGGTTCCTCCTCATGTTTCTGCTGCTCTCTATCAGCACAGGGGTGTTGTACACCATACTGGGTCTGCTACTGTTTGGTGCATCTGCCCAGAAACAGGTGGAGGGGTTCATTCCAGTGTCCCTCTCCCTTATGGGTATGGCCACAGTGCACTCCCGTATGGTTAAGGGCTTTCTTTTCGGGGTCACTGTACCCATGTTAGCCCTGCCCTGGCTGTTTCTGTTCATCATAACACTTTTGGTCCCACACACTGTCTTCCTTTGCAATGCCATCGCCATCATCGCAGGGGGGGATCTGTATCcttactcatttacatttacattttag